From the genome of Polyodon spathula isolate WHYD16114869_AA chromosome 14, ASM1765450v1, whole genome shotgun sequence, one region includes:
- the LOC121326483 gene encoding sodium/glucose cotransporter 4-like produces the protein MVGCSNIAYPKLVVELMPVEPSAWKKLGLWLCGLSNRPQPEMSVEKRAEQEKKLTCIEEQPFWRNFCNINALLLLTVNVFL, from the exons ATGGTGGGCTGTTCAAATATAGCCTACCCCAAACTAGTAGTGGAGCTGATGCCAGTCG AGCCCTCGGCCTGGAAAAAGCTGGGTCTCTGGTTGTGTGGCCTGTCCAACAGGCCCCAGCCAGAGATGAGTGTGGAGAAGAGAGCAGAGCAGGAGAAGAAGCTCACCTGCATTGAGGAGCAACCGTTCTGGAGAAACTTCTGCAACATCAACGCTCTCCTGCTGCTCACTGTGAACGTGTTCCTCTGA
- the LOC121326419 gene encoding 39S ribosomal protein L55, mitochondrial-like, whose amino-acid sequence MTTPRIWRAAAIARLIYSSFIQRDLTRRFLPAACAFHTTSVEQDSNRTSIVRCGRQSYGRMYPVLLVRPDGSTITIRYKEPRRILMMPVDISTLSEAERKARLRKRDPKRGAAKRGQDEFEDDFRIDDYSKFWKK is encoded by the exons ATGACGACACCCAGGATCTGGCGAGCAGCGGCAATTGCGAGATTGATATACAGCAG TTTTATACAAAGGGACCTCACCAGAAGGTTTTTGCCTGCTGCCTGTGCCTTCCATACCACTTCAGTTGAGCAGGATTCCAACAGAACGTCGATAGTGCGCTGTGGAAGGCAGAGTTATGGGAGAATGTACCCAGTCCTTCTGGTAAGACCAGATGGCTCCACTATCACCATCAGATACAAGGAGCCCAGGAGAATTCTCATG ATGCCAGTGGATATCTCCACGCTGTCTGAGGCGGAGAGGAAAGCCAGACTGCGCAAGAGAGATCCGAAGAGGGGGGCGGCCAAACGAGGGCAGGATGAGTTTGAGGATGACTTTAGAATAGACGATTACAGCAAGTTCTGGAAGAAGTAG